A genome region from Alicyclobacillus acidocaldarius subsp. acidocaldarius DSM 446 includes the following:
- a CDS encoding CtsR family transcriptional regulator — MASNISDIIEAYLKRLMEESGLDVIEIQRNELAEQFHCVPSQINYVISTRFTTDHGYIVESKRGGGGYIRIRRVKLDKDHLLWDVLRSLGDEVSQSASEALIERLHRDGWLTDREAALISAMLRREVLALGLPYRDRLRAKLLASALQALAAHRKP, encoded by the coding sequence ATGGCAAGCAACATCTCGGACATCATCGAGGCGTATCTGAAACGACTCATGGAGGAAAGCGGGCTCGACGTGATCGAGATTCAGCGCAATGAGCTCGCGGAGCAGTTTCACTGCGTCCCGTCTCAGATCAACTACGTCATCAGCACGCGCTTCACGACGGATCACGGGTACATCGTCGAGTCGAAGCGCGGCGGCGGCGGTTACATCCGCATCCGGCGCGTCAAACTCGACAAGGATCACCTGCTGTGGGACGTGCTGAGATCGCTCGGGGACGAGGTGAGCCAGTCCGCCAGCGAGGCGCTGATCGAACGCCTGCACCGGGACGGGTGGCTGACGGATCGCGAAGCCGCGTTGATTTCCGCCATGTTGCGGCGGGAAGTGCTTGCGCTGGGCCTTCCATACCGAGACCGGCTGCGGGCGAAGTTGCTGGCGAGTGCGCTGCAGGCGTTGGCGGCGCACCGAAAACCTTGA
- a CDS encoding RNA polymerase sigma factor, giving the protein MLPLSVLHDLVIRARAGDDVCLHALFEMFRPLLRRAATRYARAAGYDEAYQEACAAFLHAIATHDPAAAPFPAYAASRVYGDTRTAMRRIWLAQDRTAFQRESEEGSNEDWDEEPGRRDSCCSQGLEPFHSVDQRLTLLRLAREAKLSPREGAWLALELAGLETGEMAERLGVSPATIRTWRMRALHKMRQRALEAGLSPSDL; this is encoded by the coding sequence ATGCTTCCGCTGTCGGTGTTGCACGATTTGGTCATTCGCGCTCGCGCAGGGGACGACGTTTGCTTACACGCCCTGTTCGAGATGTTTCGACCGCTCTTGCGGCGAGCGGCGACACGTTACGCGCGCGCCGCCGGGTACGACGAGGCGTATCAGGAGGCGTGTGCCGCGTTTCTGCACGCCATCGCCACGCACGATCCGGCCGCCGCGCCGTTTCCGGCATACGCCGCAAGTCGAGTGTATGGCGACACCCGCACAGCCATGCGAAGGATATGGTTGGCGCAGGATCGCACCGCGTTTCAGAGGGAATCCGAAGAGGGGAGCAACGAAGATTGGGACGAGGAGCCCGGGCGCCGAGATTCCTGCTGCTCGCAGGGCCTCGAGCCATTCCACAGCGTGGACCAGCGCCTGACCCTGCTGCGACTGGCGCGCGAAGCCAAGCTGTCGCCCCGCGAAGGCGCTTGGCTCGCGTTGGAACTTGCAGGTTTGGAGACGGGCGAGATGGCGGAGCGCCTCGGCGTCAGCCCCGCGACCATCCGCACGTGGCGCATGCGCGCCCTTCACAAGATGCGCCAGCGGGCCCTGGAAGCGGGTCTGTCACCAAGCGACCTGTGA
- a CDS encoding PIN/TRAM domain-containing protein gives MMKKVVHLFFVVVGVLLGYQLCPDLFLDVFHLHRSFVTTNWFGAAVGGALFLVATVSLAGYVSALLRWLEERLKSAPLADILGGTIGMVIGLVVAYLFSPEIRAIPLVGVAVEFFLAVFFAYLGLRIGFTKREELWNLLAGRLSRDRDRSDGKDKKSGLRPGDAKLLDTSVIIDGRIADLVETGFLDGTLVIPSFVLAELQHIADSSDALKRNRGRRGLDILNRIQKESKVQVQIVETDFDDIQEVDAKLVRLAKQMRGKVVTNDFNLNKICELQGVQVLNINDLANALKPVVLPGEELQVHVIKDGKEHNQGVAYLDDGTMIVIEGGREYIGGKITVLVTSVLQTSAGRMIFAKPKLLEKAL, from the coding sequence ATGATGAAGAAGGTCGTGCACCTGTTTTTCGTGGTTGTCGGTGTCTTGTTAGGTTATCAGCTTTGTCCGGACTTATTCCTGGATGTTTTTCATCTGCATCGCTCGTTTGTGACCACCAACTGGTTCGGTGCCGCCGTGGGCGGCGCGCTGTTTTTGGTGGCGACCGTTTCTCTCGCAGGCTACGTTTCCGCGCTTTTGCGATGGCTGGAGGAGCGGCTGAAGAGCGCGCCCCTCGCCGACATCCTGGGCGGCACCATCGGCATGGTCATTGGGCTCGTCGTCGCATACCTGTTCTCGCCCGAAATTCGCGCGATTCCCTTGGTCGGCGTCGCCGTGGAGTTTTTCCTCGCGGTGTTTTTCGCTTACCTTGGCCTGCGCATCGGGTTCACGAAGCGCGAGGAGTTGTGGAACCTGTTGGCGGGGCGCCTCTCGCGCGATCGCGACCGTTCCGACGGCAAAGACAAGAAGTCGGGGCTCAGGCCCGGGGACGCGAAGCTCTTGGACACGTCGGTCATCATCGATGGCCGGATCGCGGACCTCGTCGAGACGGGTTTTCTCGACGGCACGCTCGTCATTCCTTCGTTCGTCCTGGCTGAGCTCCAGCACATCGCGGACTCCTCCGACGCGCTGAAGCGAAACCGCGGACGCCGCGGGCTCGACATCCTGAATCGCATCCAGAAGGAGTCGAAGGTCCAAGTTCAAATCGTCGAGACCGATTTCGACGACATCCAGGAAGTCGACGCGAAACTCGTCCGGCTCGCAAAACAGATGCGGGGCAAGGTCGTGACCAACGACTTCAACTTGAACAAGATCTGCGAGCTGCAGGGTGTGCAGGTCCTGAACATCAACGATCTCGCCAACGCCCTCAAGCCGGTGGTCCTGCCGGGTGAGGAGCTGCAGGTCCACGTGATCAAGGACGGCAAGGAGCACAATCAGGGCGTGGCCTACCTCGATGACGGCACGATGATCGTCATCGAGGGCGGGCGCGAATATATCGGCGGCAAGATCACCGTGCTCGTGACGAGCGTCTTGCAGACGTCTGCGGGGCGAATGATCTTCGCCAAGCCGAAATTGTTGGAAAAGGCGCTGTGA
- the fabZ gene encoding 3-hydroxyacyl-ACP dehydratase FabZ, translated as MEWKLPLGIDEIQQILPHRYPFLLVDRVTEIDGGRAVGYKLVTANEPHFQGHFPSYPIMPGVLVIEAMAQLGGVAILSDPAYRGKRPLLAGVDGARFRGEVRPGDRLDMEVVIDRMKGRMGRGTGRAHVDGKLVAEATILFAIADGEA; from the coding sequence ATGGAATGGAAACTGCCCCTCGGCATCGATGAAATTCAACAAATTTTGCCGCATCGCTACCCGTTTCTCCTGGTCGATCGCGTCACGGAGATCGACGGCGGCCGCGCGGTGGGCTACAAGCTCGTGACCGCAAATGAACCGCACTTCCAGGGCCATTTCCCCTCCTATCCCATCATGCCGGGCGTCCTCGTCATCGAGGCGATGGCGCAGCTCGGCGGCGTCGCGATTTTGTCCGATCCGGCCTACCGCGGCAAGCGCCCGCTGCTCGCCGGTGTCGACGGCGCGCGCTTCCGCGGCGAGGTGAGACCCGGAGACCGGCTGGACATGGAGGTCGTGATCGACCGCATGAAGGGCCGGATGGGCCGCGGAACGGGCAGGGCGCATGTGGACGGCAAGCTGGTGGCGGAAGCGACCATCCTGTTTGCCATTGCGGATGGCGAGGCCTGA
- the pgsA gene encoding CDP-diacylglycerol--glycerol-3-phosphate 3-phosphatidyltransferase produces the protein MNLPNLLTLLRLLLIPCYLWAFYGVESPHKILALSVLLFAGLTDVLDGYLARTYKLETYTGQLLDPLADKLMMVSVLFTLLASGRLPWLVAALLVFRDVAMIAGAAFFYFRGKRAVPKANWWGKITTCFYYVGISFCILAWPTPAAGEMVLWFTVGLSYVTTVIYVRSMKIIPVRRRVY, from the coding sequence GTGAACCTGCCCAATCTGTTGACGCTCTTGCGTCTGCTTTTGATTCCGTGCTACCTTTGGGCATTTTATGGCGTGGAAAGTCCGCACAAGATCCTGGCCTTATCCGTGTTGTTGTTCGCAGGTCTCACCGACGTCCTGGATGGCTACCTCGCTCGCACGTACAAGCTGGAAACCTACACAGGTCAGCTGCTCGATCCTTTGGCGGACAAGCTGATGATGGTGTCGGTCTTGTTCACCCTGCTGGCGTCGGGGCGCCTTCCCTGGTTGGTTGCCGCCCTCCTCGTCTTCCGCGACGTCGCGATGATCGCGGGCGCGGCGTTCTTTTACTTCCGGGGCAAGCGCGCGGTGCCGAAGGCGAACTGGTGGGGCAAGATCACGACCTGCTTTTACTACGTTGGCATCTCGTTCTGCATCCTCGCGTGGCCCACACCCGCGGCCGGCGAGATGGTGCTCTGGTTCACGGTGGGCCTGTCGTACGTCACCACCGTGATCTACGTCCGAAGCATGAAAATCATTCCCGTGCGGCGCCGCGTGTACTGA
- the pssA gene encoding CDP-diacylglycerol--serine O-phosphatidyltransferase: MYIRWIPNALTALNLVAGLSSMLILQAGRVGLSALFVVFGMIIDGLDGRVARWLRAESEFGRILDSLSDIVTFGVAPAMIMYRVELRHLGILGDLVAILFPLCGALRLARFHTQRGPADTFIGLPITAAGGVEATLALTQSAFEPASIILSAATVLLSLLMVSSIPYPNFKRLSYPKSILVLVPLFALLIACILRFQIVGTDVLIFAVLGLYAAYGMVHAIRSSIVARKHGDGDMAHGTKK; the protein is encoded by the coding sequence TTGTATATTCGATGGATTCCCAACGCGCTGACGGCCCTCAATCTCGTCGCTGGGCTCAGTTCCATGCTGATCCTGCAGGCAGGGCGGGTCGGTCTCAGTGCGCTTTTCGTCGTCTTTGGCATGATCATCGACGGCTTGGACGGGCGCGTTGCGCGGTGGCTTCGAGCGGAAAGCGAATTCGGGCGCATCCTCGATTCCCTGTCGGACATCGTGACGTTTGGTGTCGCGCCGGCCATGATCATGTACCGCGTGGAACTGCGGCACCTCGGGATCTTGGGCGATCTCGTTGCCATCCTGTTTCCTCTTTGCGGCGCCCTGCGCCTGGCGCGTTTTCACACCCAGCGCGGTCCTGCCGACACCTTCATCGGCCTGCCGATCACGGCCGCGGGCGGCGTCGAAGCCACGCTCGCCCTGACCCAATCCGCGTTCGAGCCGGCGTCGATCATCCTGTCCGCAGCCACCGTGCTCCTGTCGCTCTTGATGGTGAGCTCGATTCCCTATCCCAACTTCAAGCGCCTGTCCTATCCCAAGTCCATTTTAGTCTTGGTGCCGTTGTTTGCGCTTCTTATCGCCTGTATCCTGCGGTTCCAAATTGTCGGCACCGACGTCCTGATCTTCGCCGTCCTGGGGCTGTACGCCGCGTACGGCATGGTCCACGCCATTCGCTCGTCCATCGTCGCGCGCAAACACGGAGACGGCGACATGGCCCACGGCACGAAGAAGTAA
- a CDS encoding UvrB/UvrC motif-containing protein, with protein MLCERCHERPATVHVTKIINGVQTAYHLCEVCAKEQGDVFPNPFLMGSPFDFNKLLSGLLNMESSSGFAPVTTQAQQRCGTCGMTYNQFTQIGRFGCPDCYDAFSTRLEPLLRRIQNGLRHTGKVPGSAGERQQLARKLEQLRRELQQAVAQEQFERAAQLRDEIRKLEQGAQ; from the coding sequence ATGCTTTGCGAGCGGTGCCATGAGCGACCGGCGACGGTCCACGTGACGAAAATCATCAACGGTGTGCAAACGGCCTATCACCTGTGCGAGGTATGCGCCAAAGAACAGGGCGACGTGTTCCCCAACCCGTTTTTGATGGGAAGCCCGTTCGACTTCAACAAGCTCTTGAGCGGGCTCTTAAACATGGAGTCGTCCTCGGGATTCGCGCCTGTCACGACACAGGCTCAGCAGCGATGCGGAACGTGCGGGATGACGTACAACCAGTTCACGCAGATCGGCAGGTTTGGCTGCCCGGACTGCTACGACGCGTTTTCGACGCGGCTTGAGCCTCTGTTGCGGCGCATCCAGAATGGGCTTCGCCACACGGGAAAAGTCCCGGGCTCGGCGGGCGAGCGCCAGCAGCTGGCGCGCAAACTGGAGCAGCTACGCCGGGAACTACAGCAGGCCGTGGCGCAGGAGCAGTTCGAGCGCGCGGCGCAACTGCGCGACGAAATCCGCAAACTGGAACAGGGCGCGCAGTGA
- the radA gene encoding DNA repair protein RadA: MPKVKTRYVCQMCGHVEVKWMGRCPACGEWNTLVEEEVSPSGRFAPSKARVVPKPIVSIPAQAENRLSTGLSECDFVLGGGVVPGSLVLIGGDPGIGKSTLLLQVSHAIAKNGHRVLYISGEESATQIRLRAERLGTVHGELYVLAETDLDAALEAAVELKPQFLIVDSIQTVFRPGLASAPGSVAQVRECTGLLLRVAKAESIATFIVGHVTKDGAIAGPRMLEHMVDAVLYFEGDRHHMYRVLRAVKNRFGSTNELAVFEMRDDGLREISNPSELFLSERRDIAPGSAVVCAMEGRRPLLLEVQALVASTSFGTPRRMTTGADLQRMNMLLAVLERRLGMQLGSCDAYVNIAGGVRVEEPAADLGIALALVASHRDRPLRQGVYIGEVGLTAEVRAVTRLAERIREARKLGFHRCIVPAGQSVPEAVPGMEIVQVRSVQDAIDQAF, from the coding sequence TTGCCGAAGGTCAAGACGCGATACGTGTGCCAGATGTGTGGCCATGTCGAAGTGAAATGGATGGGGCGATGCCCCGCTTGCGGCGAGTGGAACACGCTGGTGGAGGAAGAGGTTTCGCCGAGCGGCCGATTCGCGCCCTCGAAGGCGCGAGTGGTGCCGAAGCCCATCGTGTCCATCCCGGCTCAGGCGGAGAACCGGTTGAGCACGGGCCTGTCCGAGTGCGACTTCGTGCTCGGGGGTGGCGTGGTGCCCGGGTCGCTCGTGCTTATCGGCGGAGATCCCGGAATCGGAAAGTCGACGCTGTTGCTGCAGGTGTCGCACGCCATCGCGAAGAACGGCCACCGCGTGCTTTACATTTCGGGCGAGGAGAGCGCGACTCAGATTCGCCTGCGGGCCGAACGCCTCGGCACCGTGCACGGCGAATTATACGTGCTGGCCGAGACTGATCTCGACGCAGCCCTGGAAGCGGCCGTGGAGCTGAAGCCTCAATTCCTGATTGTCGACTCCATCCAAACCGTGTTTCGGCCGGGCCTCGCCTCCGCGCCCGGGAGCGTTGCGCAGGTTCGGGAGTGCACCGGTCTGCTCCTGCGCGTGGCCAAGGCCGAGAGCATAGCCACCTTCATCGTCGGGCATGTGACGAAGGACGGGGCCATCGCGGGGCCGCGCATGCTCGAGCACATGGTCGACGCCGTCTTATACTTCGAGGGCGATCGCCATCATATGTATAGAGTGCTGCGCGCCGTCAAAAATCGGTTTGGCTCAACCAACGAGCTGGCGGTTTTCGAAATGAGGGACGACGGGTTGCGCGAGATCTCCAATCCGTCCGAGCTGTTTCTGTCGGAGCGCCGCGACATTGCCCCTGGCTCGGCCGTGGTGTGCGCCATGGAAGGGCGGCGCCCGCTTCTTCTCGAGGTGCAGGCGCTCGTCGCCTCCACGTCGTTCGGCACGCCGCGGCGCATGACGACGGGGGCCGACCTGCAGCGCATGAACATGCTGTTGGCAGTTTTGGAGCGGAGGCTCGGCATGCAGCTCGGGTCGTGTGACGCATACGTGAACATCGCGGGCGGGGTCCGCGTGGAAGAACCAGCCGCCGATCTCGGCATCGCCTTGGCGCTCGTGGCGAGTCACCGCGATCGCCCCTTGCGGCAAGGGGTCTACATCGGAGAAGTGGGTCTCACGGCCGAGGTGCGCGCCGTGACGCGGCTTGCCGAGCGCATTCGCGAGGCGCGTAAACTTGGTTTTCATCGCTGCATCGTTCCGGCTGGGCAATCCGTGCCCGAGGCCGTGCCTGGTATGGAGATTGTCCAAGTTCGCTCCGTGCAGGACGCGATCGATCAAGCCTTTTGA
- a CDS encoding protein arginine kinase: protein MSLADFVKRTISKWMKETGPEDDIVLTSRIRLARNLKGFPFPTLATDAHANEVMELVRQAAENDAMKRLGKFEFIRCRDLSPLDRQMFVEKHLISPDLAQQEKHGAIVLRDDEVVSIMVNEEDHLRIQCILPGLRLQEAWNLASQVDDALEQTLTYAYHDQYGYLTACPTNVGTGIRASVMMHLPGLALTGGIQRLLTAVSQVGLAVRGIYGEGSESFGNLYQVSNQITLGESEEEIIANLMSVVQQIIEQERNARKLLMERNRIQLEDRVSRSFGILAYARKMDSKETLERLSDVRLGIDLGIIQGVSAGILKELMVLTQPACLQKYYNRELSPNERDVRRAQLIRDRLRMNDTEVHG, encoded by the coding sequence ATGTCCCTCGCAGACTTTGTCAAACGAACCATCAGCAAATGGATGAAAGAAACAGGGCCCGAAGACGACATCGTGCTCACGAGTCGCATCCGGCTCGCCCGAAACCTGAAAGGATTTCCGTTTCCGACGCTGGCGACCGACGCGCACGCCAACGAGGTCATGGAGCTCGTGCGGCAGGCCGCGGAGAACGACGCCATGAAACGGCTTGGCAAGTTCGAGTTCATCCGTTGCCGGGATCTCTCGCCGCTCGATCGCCAGATGTTCGTCGAAAAGCATCTCATCAGTCCCGATCTCGCGCAGCAAGAGAAGCATGGCGCCATCGTCCTCCGCGACGACGAGGTCGTCAGCATTATGGTCAATGAGGAAGACCACCTGCGCATCCAGTGCATCCTTCCAGGGCTTCGCCTCCAGGAGGCGTGGAACCTGGCGAGCCAGGTGGACGACGCCCTCGAGCAGACCTTGACCTACGCGTATCACGATCAATACGGTTACCTGACGGCCTGTCCGACCAACGTCGGAACCGGCATTCGGGCATCGGTCATGATGCACCTGCCGGGCCTCGCGCTCACCGGCGGAATTCAGAGGCTGCTCACAGCCGTGTCCCAGGTCGGGCTGGCGGTTCGGGGCATCTACGGCGAAGGGTCGGAGTCGTTCGGGAATCTCTATCAGGTGTCGAACCAGATCACGCTGGGCGAGAGCGAGGAAGAGATCATCGCGAATCTGATGAGCGTCGTCCAGCAGATCATCGAGCAGGAGCGGAACGCGCGCAAACTCCTGATGGAGCGCAACCGGATCCAGCTCGAGGACCGCGTCAGCCGCTCGTTTGGCATTCTGGCGTATGCGCGCAAGATGGATTCGAAAGAAACGCTGGAGCGGCTGTCGGATGTGCGACTCGGGATCGATCTCGGCATTATCCAAGGCGTGTCGGCCGGCATCCTGAAGGAACTGATGGTGCTCACGCAGCCGGCCTGTCTGCAAAAATACTACAATCGCGAGCTGAGCCCGAACGAGCGTGACGTGCGGCGCGCGCAGTTGATTCGGGATCGGCTGAGAATGAATGATACGGAGGTGCATGGATGA
- a CDS encoding ATP-dependent Clp protease ATP-binding subunit, giving the protein MMYARFTERAQKVLALAQEEASNLNHPGVGTEHILLGLIREGEGIAAKALQMLGVQADKVQQEIERMVGRGQTPVTAMTYTPRAKKVIELSIDEARKLGHSYVGTEHLLLGLIREGEGVAARVLANMNVNLNKARQQVLQLLGGDAMDIAGDKDASVGTPTLDSLARDLTQMARDGKLDPVIGREKEIERVIQVLSRRTKNNPVLIGEPGVGKTAIAEGLAQRIVTGDVPETLRNKRVMVLDMGTVVAGTKYRGEFEDRLKKIMDEIRQAGNVILFIDELHTLIGAGGAEGAIDASNILKPALARGELQCIGATTLDEYRKHIEKDPALERRFQPIMVDEPSPEEALEILKGLRDRYEAHHRVKITDEALEAAVKLSDRYISDRFLPDKAIDLIDEAASRVRLRTHTAPPNLKELEQKLEKVRSEKDAAVQSQEFELAASLRDEEQKIKEELERLKETWQKTQQLDDVRVTAEDIAHIVSSWTGIPVQQLQQDESERLLNLEKILHERVIGQDEAVEAVAKAIRRARAGLKDPKRPIGSFIFLGPTGVGKTELARALAEALFGDEDALIRIDMSEYMERHSTSRLVGSPPGYVGYEEGGQLTEKVRRKPYSVVLLDEIEKAHPEVFNILLQVLDDGRLTDGKGRTVDFRNTVIIMTSNVGAEELRKGGALGFKREEDKYLGMKDKVMDELKRTFRPEFLNRIDEIIVFHPLDETHIERIVDKMVDNLKRRLKEQEIEFELTDEAKKFLAKVGFDPQYGARPLQRAIVRNVEDLLSSALIAGEIKKGDRVLLGVDGDKLRIEKVNEQPVGAGA; this is encoded by the coding sequence ATGATGTATGCACGGTTTACGGAGAGAGCGCAAAAGGTGTTGGCGTTGGCGCAAGAAGAGGCTTCTAACCTGAATCATCCGGGCGTGGGCACCGAGCACATTTTGCTCGGCCTAATCCGCGAAGGCGAGGGGATTGCCGCGAAAGCTCTGCAGATGCTCGGCGTGCAGGCGGACAAGGTGCAACAGGAGATCGAGCGGATGGTGGGCCGCGGGCAGACCCCGGTCACGGCGATGACCTACACGCCGAGGGCGAAGAAGGTCATTGAGCTGTCCATCGACGAAGCTCGGAAGCTCGGTCACTCGTACGTGGGGACGGAACACCTGCTGCTCGGCCTCATCCGTGAGGGCGAAGGCGTTGCGGCGCGCGTGCTCGCCAACATGAACGTGAATCTGAACAAGGCGCGCCAGCAGGTGCTTCAGCTCTTGGGCGGCGACGCCATGGACATCGCGGGCGACAAGGACGCCTCCGTCGGCACGCCGACGCTCGACAGCCTGGCGCGCGATCTGACGCAGATGGCGCGCGACGGCAAGCTTGATCCCGTCATCGGGCGCGAGAAGGAAATTGAACGCGTGATTCAGGTGTTGTCGCGGCGCACGAAGAACAACCCGGTGCTCATCGGCGAACCCGGCGTCGGGAAGACCGCCATCGCCGAAGGGCTGGCGCAGCGCATTGTGACGGGGGATGTGCCGGAGACGCTGCGCAACAAGCGGGTGATGGTGCTCGACATGGGCACGGTGGTCGCCGGTACGAAGTACCGCGGTGAATTCGAGGATCGGCTGAAGAAGATCATGGATGAAATCCGCCAGGCCGGAAACGTCATCCTGTTCATCGACGAGCTGCACACGCTCATCGGGGCCGGCGGCGCCGAGGGCGCCATCGACGCGTCGAACATCCTGAAGCCGGCGCTCGCGCGGGGCGAGCTCCAGTGCATCGGCGCGACCACGCTCGACGAATACCGCAAGCACATCGAGAAGGACCCGGCGCTCGAGCGGCGCTTCCAACCCATCATGGTCGACGAGCCATCGCCGGAGGAGGCGCTGGAGATTCTCAAGGGCCTGCGGGATCGGTACGAAGCGCATCACCGCGTGAAGATCACGGACGAGGCGCTCGAGGCGGCGGTGAAGCTGTCGGATCGGTACATCTCGGATCGGTTCTTGCCGGATAAGGCCATCGACCTGATCGACGAGGCCGCTTCGCGCGTGAGGCTGCGCACGCACACCGCTCCGCCGAACCTCAAGGAGCTCGAGCAGAAGTTGGAGAAGGTGCGCAGTGAGAAGGACGCCGCCGTGCAGAGCCAGGAGTTCGAGTTGGCGGCCAGCCTGCGCGACGAGGAGCAGAAGATCAAGGAGGAGCTCGAGCGGCTGAAGGAGACGTGGCAGAAGACGCAACAACTGGACGACGTGCGCGTGACGGCGGAGGACATCGCCCACATCGTGTCGTCGTGGACGGGAATCCCGGTGCAGCAGCTTCAGCAGGACGAGTCGGAGCGGCTGCTCAACCTGGAGAAGATCCTGCACGAGCGGGTCATTGGGCAGGACGAGGCGGTCGAGGCCGTCGCCAAGGCCATTCGCCGCGCGCGCGCTGGCCTAAAAGATCCGAAGCGGCCGATTGGCTCGTTCATCTTCCTCGGGCCGACGGGCGTCGGGAAGACGGAGTTGGCGCGTGCGCTTGCTGAAGCGCTGTTTGGCGATGAGGACGCGCTCATCCGAATTGACATGTCGGAGTACATGGAGCGCCACTCCACGTCGCGGCTCGTCGGATCGCCGCCGGGATACGTGGGGTACGAGGAAGGCGGTCAGTTGACCGAGAAGGTGCGCCGGAAGCCGTATTCCGTGGTGCTTTTGGACGAGATCGAAAAAGCGCACCCGGAAGTGTTCAACATCCTGCTGCAGGTGCTGGACGACGGCCGGCTCACGGACGGCAAGGGCCGCACGGTCGACTTCCGCAACACGGTGATCATCATGACGTCGAACGTCGGCGCCGAGGAGCTGCGCAAGGGCGGTGCGCTCGGCTTCAAGCGGGAAGAGGATAAGTACCTGGGCATGAAGGACAAGGTGATGGACGAACTCAAGCGCACCTTCCGGCCCGAGTTCCTCAACCGCATCGACGAGATCATCGTGTTCCACCCGCTGGATGAGACGCACATCGAGCGGATCGTGGACAAGATGGTGGACAATTTGAAGCGCCGCCTGAAGGAGCAGGAGATCGAGTTCGAGCTCACGGACGAGGCGAAGAAGTTCCTCGCGAAGGTCGGATTCGATCCGCAGTACGGCGCGCGGCCGCTGCAGCGAGCCATTGTCCGCAACGTCGAGGATCTCCTGTCGTCCGCGCTCATTGCGGGCGAGATCAAGAAGGGCGATCGCGTCCTGCTCGGCGTGGACGGCGACAAGTTGCGGATCGAAAAGGTGAACGAACAGCCGGTCGGCGCGGGGGCGTGA
- the disA gene encoding DNA integrity scanning diadenylate cyclase DisA, protein MKDDAKREAAINKILRMVAPGTVLREGIENILRAKTGGLIVVGATETVLSMMDGGFAIQCDLTPSHLYELAKMDGAIIISEDAKKVHYANTTLNPDHTIPTSETGTRHRTAERVARQSGQLVICISQRRNVITLYQGNLKYVLRDISVILAKANQALQTLEKYKTVLEQELTDLSALEFEEAVTLEDVTRVLQRFETVLRVTNEIRRYIIELGNEGRLVSMQLEELVSDVDEQAYLLIKDFAHPECPHTPHQIMSQIHNLSSEELLDGALLARILGYPPSVNQLEESVPSRGYRILNKISRLPQPVIENLVEHFGVLSNILKASMADLDKVEGVGPVRARMIQNGLGRIQEQVLIDRQI, encoded by the coding sequence GTGAAGGACGACGCCAAGCGGGAAGCTGCCATCAATAAAATCTTGCGCATGGTTGCGCCAGGGACCGTTCTCCGAGAGGGAATCGAGAACATTCTGCGCGCCAAGACGGGCGGGCTCATCGTCGTCGGCGCGACGGAAACCGTGCTCTCCATGATGGACGGCGGTTTCGCCATCCAGTGCGATCTGACCCCGTCCCATCTGTACGAGCTCGCGAAGATGGACGGCGCCATCATCATCAGTGAGGACGCGAAGAAGGTCCACTACGCCAACACGACGCTGAACCCGGACCACACCATACCCACATCGGAAACCGGGACGCGGCATCGCACCGCGGAGCGCGTGGCTCGCCAGAGCGGCCAGTTGGTCATCTGCATTTCGCAGCGCCGAAACGTGATCACGCTATACCAAGGCAATTTGAAATACGTGCTGCGCGACATCAGCGTAATTTTGGCCAAAGCCAATCAGGCGCTGCAGACGCTTGAAAAATACAAGACGGTCCTGGAGCAGGAACTCACGGATCTCAGCGCGCTGGAATTTGAGGAGGCCGTGACGCTGGAGGACGTCACGCGCGTTCTTCAGCGGTTCGAGACGGTGCTGCGCGTGACCAACGAGATCCGCCGCTACATCATCGAGCTCGGCAACGAGGGGCGATTGGTCAGCATGCAGCTGGAGGAACTCGTCTCGGACGTCGACGAGCAGGCGTACCTGCTCATCAAGGACTTCGCCCATCCCGAGTGTCCTCACACGCCGCATCAGATCATGTCGCAGATCCACAACCTCTCTTCCGAGGAACTGCTCGACGGGGCGCTGCTGGCGCGCATTCTTGGGTATCCGCCGAGCGTCAACCAGCTTGAGGAGAGCGTTCCGTCGCGCGGTTACCGGATTTTGAACAAGATCAGCCGGTTGCCCCAGCCCGTGATCGAAAACCTCGTCGAGCACTTCGGCGTTCTGTCCAACATTCTCAAGGCGTCGATGGCGGACCTGGATAAAGTGGAGGGCGTCGGCCCGGTCCGCGCCCGCATGATTCAAAACGGACTCGGACGCATTCAGGAGCAAGTGCTGATTGATCGTCAGATTTGA